DNA sequence from the Candidatus Aegiribacteria sp. genome:
CCCGTTTGCAACGCTTATAGAGCGTAACCTGATGGAGAAAGACAAAGCCGGTGAATCCTATCTGTGGGTATTTGATAAAAACGTAAACGGTGTATTTGTTCTTGGTAATGTCGAGGTTTTCTTCAGTTTTACAGAACCACCGAAAGTCGTCGAAAAAAAGAAAGAAAAACTGACAAAAAAAATCAAATACATTCCTCCGGAATACAACTGGGAAAACTTCGCTGTAAGACCTCATGACGGATTGGCTATGAAAGGAAACCGTGAGGAATCCAACAGGAATGCCATCCTGCTTGGGCTTGGTATGGCTATAGCACTGATCACTGGCTCTGTATTCGATAGATTTATTACAGTTGTTCATGAATCAAAGGAACAAATGCTCCGAAGTGCTCCAACCGCCCGCGTCGCCACACTTGCCAGACAACAGACATCCGAGGGAATTGGTGAAGAGATCGTTACAGATATGAGTATTGGTGAGGAGAACGTAGAAGTTGGAACCGGTGGTGGTGGTACTGCCGGCAGCGGCGGACCTTCCGATGGTGCTTCCGACGGTCAGGCTGCCGGTGAAGCCGTTCTACAGAGCATAGGTTTCGCTGCGTATGGAACCGGTAGTTCTGGCGGATCATCAGGTATAGCATCCGATCTTCAGGCTGCTGCGACTTCCGGCGCCGGACTTGCATCCGGTGGTGGAGGCGAAGCTCTTATCGCCGGCGCAGGCGGTGGCGGTTCCGGAGGCCTTGGTGGACTTCTGGGTTCAGGAGGCGGCCCGAGCGCAAGCATTGATGGTGTATCATCCAGCGAAGTTGAAGCTGTTCACAGAGCTGCTGAAGTATCATTCTCAACACATTCATCGAGTTCAGAGATAGGTGTCCAGGGTCGAACCATGAATGATATCAGGCGGAAAACCAATATGATTATCATGAGGATTAAGCGTGCATACGAAGATCTTCTCAGAAGCAACCCGACAGCAAGCGGCACAATCTCTGTTAATTTCTCCATCACACCAGGTGGTTCAGTGGTCAATGTCAGCGTATCCGCTCCGGGACCTCTGTCTTCTCTTACAGGCTCAGTTCAGGCAGCCGTACAGTCACTGAACTTCGGACCATCAAGCGAGCAGATGGATAACATTCCAACAGGTGTTACATTGAACCTTGTCCCGCCTGAATAATCGAAGGAAACAGAAATATCAAGAAGCCCCGGGCAAACCGCCCGGGGCTTTCTGATATCAGGTGCAGGTTCTGTACTTCTAGTACATACCGCCCATACCGCCACCGCCCATGCCGCCCATATCCGGGGCAGCTTTTTCCGGTTCCGGGATCTCGGTTATGATGCATTCTGTGGTAACAAGCAGTCCGGAGATGCTTGCCGCGTTCTGGAGAGCCGCGCGTGTGACCATGGTAGGATCTACCACGCCAAACTTGAACATGTCTCCGAACTCGTTTGTCTGAATGTTTATTCCGCTGTCCTTGGGGAGTCCTCTGACTTTTTCCACAACGATAGCGCCCTCAAGTCCGGCGTTTATAGAAAGCTGTCTGAGAGGTTCAGAGAGAGATTTGCGTATAATATCCGCGCCAATCAGCTCGTCATCCAGAAGGTCAAGCTTGTCAAGGATTTTTTCACATCTGAGAAGGGCAGTGCCTCCACCTGCTACAAGCCCTTCTTCAACGGCTGCACGTGTTGCGTGAAGCGCGTCCTCCACCCTGGCCTTCTTTTCCTTCATCTCGGTCTCGGTTGATGCTCCTACTTTAATAAGAGCAACTCCGCCTGCAAGCTTGGCCAGGCGTTCCTGAAGCTTCTCTTTATCGTAATCAGAGGTTGTATCCTCTATCTGTTTTCTGATCTGTGCGATTCTGCCCTGTATGTCCTCGGTTTTACCGCCACCATCAATAATAACAGTGTTATCCTTGTCGATGCGGATACTTGCTGCAGTTCCAAGATCATCAACGGTGATGTTTTCGAGCTTGATGCCGAGGTCCTCGGTGATGGCCTGGCCGCCGGTGAGAACAGCTATATCACCGAGCATGGCCTTACGCCTGTCGCCATATCCTGGAGCTTTTACTGCGGCAACCTGAAGCATACCGCGCATTTTATTGACAACCAGTGTTGCAAGAGCTTCACCTTCAACATCTTCAGCGATGATAAGAAGCGGTTTGCTCAGCTGTGCTATCTTTTCAAGAATGGGAAGAAGATCTTTCATGCTGGAAATCTTCTTCTCGTGTATGAGAATGTACGGCTTGTCAAGAACAACATCCATATTTTCAGCGTCTGTCACGAAATATGGGGAAAGATATCCTCTGTCGAACTGCATTCCCTCTACGACATCGAGTGTTGTATCCATGGATTTGGCTTCCTCAACGGAAATAGTTCCGTCTTTTCCAGCCTTGTCCATTGCTTCTGCGATGATATCACCGATCTCACTATCGTTGTTCGCGGAGATTGAAGCAACCTGCTTGATATCTTCTTTGCCGGAAACTTCGCGCGATAGGGTTTTCAGTTCTTTCACAACCGCTTTTACGGCAACGTCGATGCCGCGCTTGAGCGCCATCGGGTTCGCACCTGCTGTGACATTCTTGAGACCCTCGCGATAAATGGCTTCTGCAAGGAGAGTAGCAGTCGTGGTGCCGTCACCGGCAACGTCGCTTGTTTTACTGGCTACTTCCCGAATGAGCTGAGCGCCGATGTTTTCGAATTTGTCAGGAAGCTCGATTTCCTTCGCAACCGTAACACCGTCTTTTGTTATTGTAGGACTGCCCCACTTTTTCTCAAGAACAACATTTCTGCCCTTGGGACCCAGGGTAACCTTTACAGCTCTTGAAAGCTTTTCTACCCCAGCAAGTATGGCGTGCCTTGCGGCCTGATCAAATTTGAGTTCTTTCGCTGGCATACCTTAATACCTCCTTATCAGTTATCCAGTATCGCGAGAATATCATCTTCGCGTACTATTACGTATTCATCATCCAAAAATTTCACTTCTGTACCGGAATACTTCCCGATAAGAACATGATCTCCCTTTTTAACCACTGGAGTGATAAACCCTTCACCCTCGGGATTCCTTTTGCCCTGTCCTATTGCTTCGACAATACCTTCAAGAGGTTTTTCCTTTGCGGTATCAGGAATGACAATCCCGCTTTTAACAACTTCTCTGGGTTCTTCCCGCTTGATAAGCACTCGATCAAAGAGCGGTTGAATTTTACCATTTCCCATTGTTTGTTCTCCCTTCTTTTCCAATTGATTTTGGCAAGTTAATAAGTTCTGATTTATCGCAGTAGACTTGAAAGCAAGGTAGATGCCAATTATAATATTGCATGGTTAACGGAAGCATAAAGAACGTGTACGCAAGAAGATATATGGTACATTACATCCATCAGCCATACCTGATACTGCTTATGGTTGTACTCATGAGTCAGAATGACACATATACTTTTCACTTATGCCCCAAATGGAATGCAAACTGTATATTCAATATTCAGTGGAATATTCTGCACAGTGAATCGGAAAAAGGAAATACGAT
Encoded proteins:
- the groL gene encoding chaperonin GroEL (60 kDa chaperone family; promotes refolding of misfolded polypeptides especially under stressful conditions; forms two stacked rings of heptamers to form a barrel-shaped 14mer; ends can be capped by GroES; misfolded proteins enter the barrel where they are refolded when GroES binds); the protein is MPAKELKFDQAARHAILAGVEKLSRAVKVTLGPKGRNVVLEKKWGSPTITKDGVTVAKEIELPDKFENIGAQLIREVASKTSDVAGDGTTTATLLAEAIYREGLKNVTAGANPMALKRGIDVAVKAVVKELKTLSREVSGKEDIKQVASISANNDSEIGDIIAEAMDKAGKDGTISVEEAKSMDTTLDVVEGMQFDRGYLSPYFVTDAENMDVVLDKPYILIHEKKISSMKDLLPILEKIAQLSKPLLIIAEDVEGEALATLVVNKMRGMLQVAAVKAPGYGDRRKAMLGDIAVLTGGQAITEDLGIKLENITVDDLGTAASIRIDKDNTVIIDGGGKTEDIQGRIAQIRKQIEDTTSDYDKEKLQERLAKLAGGVALIKVGASTETEMKEKKARVEDALHATRAAVEEGLVAGGGTALLRCEKILDKLDLLDDELIGADIIRKSLSEPLRQLSINAGLEGAIVVEKVRGLPKDSGINIQTNEFGDMFKFGVVDPTMVTRAALQNAASISGLLVTTECIITEIPEPEKAAPDMGGMGGGGMGGMY
- a CDS encoding co-chaperone GroES — translated: MGNGKIQPLFDRVLIKREEPREVVKSGIVIPDTAKEKPLEGIVEAIGQGKRNPEGEGFITPVVKKGDHVLIGKYSGTEVKFLDDEYVIVREDDILAILDN